Below is a window of Oceanipulchritudo coccoides DNA.
GTCCACGAGAAAGTCATGAACCTTCAGGTCATGCATTTTGATGTATTCGCGCCACTCTTCTCGAACTTCAACGAGCTCGGCTCCGTATTTTTCGGCTAATTCCCGGCGCAGCTGGGAGGCCTTATCCTTCTTCGCATCGATTTCCGGACCGTAGTTGTCGAGGTGGTGGGTTACGCAGATCAACTCGGCAGACGTTTTTGTACGAATTTGCCTCAGGATCTCCTCGTAGGTGCCGTCTTCCTCACCGCTGTAAACATGAAAAACCACCAAATCCGGCTGCTCCGGGATAAGAGTGTGGTGCATTGTGAGCAAACTTCGAGGGGCCTCGTATCCCCCAATCGCCGGGTTGAGAACTTCCAGTTGGGCATGGGGAAATTGTTCGCGCAGCTGAGCTTCGATGATTTCCCGGGAGTAGTCCTGCCGAGTGATCGACTGTCCGTAGAAAAGGATTTTCACCTTATTGGGCCGCTCTTTGGTACTGGTCGAGAGCAAATGCATCGTCCGTTTGATGTGCTCGCCGAGGGGCTTAGTATTTTCTGGCTTTGGAAGTTCCTTCAGAAGCTTGAAGTCGTAAGCAGCTTCAGCGGGCAAGGAGCGTTTCAGTGGATTCGGACTTAAAGGATCAATCTCGACATGCCAGTCGATGCCCGGCCACTTCCACTTGAGCACGTAGGGCTGCTGTTCCGGATTGCGTTGCATTGGGACAGTTTCCAGTGGAATAAGTTCCGGGGCACTGGTGATTTTACCATCAATCGAAATTCCCCAAATCCCAATCAACATGTGTTTGCCAAGTTCATTCGCCGGGGGGGCCTGCAGGTCCTTATTTGGCCACGTGACTCGCCAGTCAATTCCCCCAAATTCGTTTTCCTGCAATGCAGGTCCATGAAGATCCATCAAGTCGATATGGTTGATGCTGACCTGACGACCTTCGTAATCCAGAAGTAATTGTGACCAATTTCCTTTTTGAGAAAGTGCTTCAATCTCTCCGTGATTGTTGATGATACGATATTGATCGGCCGCCATTTCCCAGTTCATATCTGTTGCCGGGAGAATGCGGAGAACCAGGATATTGCCTTGGTGCTGCAAGGTGTAGGTTTGGCCGACAATAGGAGGGGAGATCGCTTCAGACAAAGCATTATTCAAATAAGCACTACCCCATTCAATGGCAGGATGCGCTCTTTGCGATCCGTCCTCTTCGACCAGCCATTGTAGAAATCCCCAGTCGCCTTCAGGTTTCCATAGGGCAACCGGGAAACTTTGCCAGGCAAGCCCCCATCCATTGTGCTCGGCCGTTGGCATGAGCGGGAAAGCGGATAGGCTGCCTACCCGTATATCATCCTGCAGCCAGGCTTGGGCGAAATTGTTGTTGAAGCATTTGATTTGAATATGGGTCCCTTGCGGCTTCCTTGGAGCAACCCGATTGTGCCAATCCAGATTATTCAGGATGTGTCCAAGATTCAGGGAATCCTTCTGCGCCATGAATTCCTCGGTCCTCCAATCACGCACTATGTCCCGGTAGTTCTGGTGTTTCGGGGAATTTGTAAAGGCATAGGAGCGCACCGCGGGAACTCTTGGGAGTCCGCCGTAAATATCTTCGATTGTCAGAAGGTCATTAATTAATCCGGTATAGGCACCCCGGACGGGTTCCGGTAAATTTTCGGAGAGGCAAAGAAGAAGAGAAAGTTCATTAAGGCAAACGCCAGTGTAACCGTCACTCATATGCTCTCCCCAGCCCCAGCCGTGTTCTGTCCAGTAATTCGCTGATTTGAGCATCTCATTGGCCACGGAGGACATTTGCTCTTCATTTCCGCTACGATCAAGAAGCAACCAGGCACACACTAGATCCCCGAGAAATTTATTGGGGTAGTAGACTCGTGGGTGGTCGTAAACCGCTCCGACAAACCAAGTCTGTAAATCCCCCAATATTGTATCGAGAATCTCCAGTCCATCAGGTTCCAATTGTTCACTGTATTGACTTTTGATAACGATTAATGGAAGGCCGATAAAAAAGGCCGCATTGGTATCATCGACCTTCGTTTCTTCAGCGTACCAGCGCATGCATCCATAGGTTTGGCTATCCGGATCCAAATCCTGCATATTGCGAAGAGCTTTGAGCACCCAGGTCGACTCAATCTCATCAAGCCGGTTCATGGCTGCTGCATTCAAAAGGCGGTTGGCGGCAGCGCGTCCGATATGAACCCTCTCCAATCCCTGCACGGCAAAGGTATGTCCCGGCCCAGGAGAATACCAGAGGCCGACCTCAGGGTCCCAATTCGTATTTAAGTTGTTTGGCTCACTGCAGATTGTTTCAAATGGGAGTAAGGTCATTATTAGAACAATAATTTTGGTTAGGTAAGATCCCATGAATTG
It encodes the following:
- a CDS encoding SGNH/GDSL hydrolase family protein encodes the protein MTLLPFETICSEPNNLNTNWDPEVGLWYSPGPGHTFAVQGLERVHIGRAAANRLLNAAAMNRLDEIESTWVLKALRNMQDLDPDSQTYGCMRWYAEETKVDDTNAAFFIGLPLIVIKSQYSEQLEPDGLEILDTILGDLQTWFVGAVYDHPRVYYPNKFLGDLVCAWLLLDRSGNEEQMSSVANEMLKSANYWTEHGWGWGEHMSDGYTGVCLNELSLLLCLSENLPEPVRGAYTGLINDLLTIEDIYGGLPRVPAVRSYAFTNSPKHQNYRDIVRDWRTEEFMAQKDSLNLGHILNNLDWHNRVAPRKPQGTHIQIKCFNNNFAQAWLQDDIRVGSLSAFPLMPTAEHNGWGLAWQSFPVALWKPEGDWGFLQWLVEEDGSQRAHPAIEWGSAYLNNALSEAISPPIVGQTYTLQHQGNILVLRILPATDMNWEMAADQYRIINNHGEIEALSQKGNWSQLLLDYEGRQVSINHIDLMDLHGPALQENEFGGIDWRVTWPNKDLQAPPANELGKHMLIGIWGISIDGKITSAPELIPLETVPMQRNPEQQPYVLKWKWPGIDWHVEIDPLSPNPLKRSLPAEAAYDFKLLKELPKPENTKPLGEHIKRTMHLLSTSTKERPNKVKILFYGQSITRQDYSREIIEAQLREQFPHAQLEVLNPAIGGYEAPRSLLTMHHTLIPEQPDLVVFHVYSGEEDGTYEEILRQIRTKTSAELICVTHHLDNYGPEIDAKKDKASQLRRELAEKYGAELVEVREEWREYIKMHDLKVHDFLVDKIHLNTHGGELWGALQARHFQVQPGTPVEWEDKVTRIDLRDAIPSTFQYNHSEWNSGIDGLSTRGENATLTIPFKGSRVDVISHTGSGQAEIRVDGKRPSELLSNWAATLPSPTPFDYRPAIMRVMLHGQPIKEKWTVTVESCSDDGNEFSYAVKGSVSGHQGSGDHTGNFLSDNGVIELRPEWFTMEHVIRIKNEPIPTPFEITWEVYPMLVDVWDLSPRPDNPSGQTTLIQCLPHGEHELEIQLVEGALSLEQLLNHRYSTKK